CTTAAAATTTTTAAGTTTTTCGTCTATTTTTTTAGGCTTGAAAAACTATATGAAGTAGAATAAGATGTAATGGAGGAATAATGTTAATATTTTATGACAATTTTGTTGAGTTTTTTAAACTAGTTCGTGAATAACATCACAAAGTTTTTTTATGTTTTTTGCTATAAAAAATATAAAGCAGTGGAAGATAAGAAAACATTAGAAAATACTTAAAAAAGGTGGAAGTGATACACTTGAGAAAGCCAAAGATTGTTATCCTCGGTGCAGGCTACGGCGGTTTGATGGTTGCAACCCGTTTGCAGAAATCTGTAGGAACAAACGAAGCAGAAATCGTTTTAGTGAACAAGAATGACTACCATTATGAAACAACATGGCTGCATGAAGCATCAGCCGGAACACTTCATCACGATCGTGTACGCTATGATATAAAAGATGTTATTGACCGCAACAAAGTTGAATTCGTTCAGGGAACTGCTCTGGAAATTAAAACAGAAGAAAAGAAAGTCATTTTGGAAAGTGGCGAAATTGACTATGATTATCTAGTTGTTTCCCTAGGAGCTGAGCCGGAAACATTCGGTATTAAAGGACTTAAGGAACATGCATTTTCTATTGTCAATGTAAATGCTGCGCGTCAGATCCGCGAGCATATTGAATATCAATTTGCTACTTACAATACAGACGCTGAGAAAAAAGACGAGCGCCTGACAATTGTTGTCGGCGGAGCAGGCTTTACCGGCATTGAATTCCTTGGAGAATTGGCAAACCGTGTTCCTGAGCTTTGCAAAGAGTACGATGTGGACTACCACAAAGTGAAAATCATTTGCGTAGAAGCAGCGCCAATGGTTCTTCCTGGCTTCGATCCTGAGCTTGTTAATTACGCTGTTTCTCACTTGGAGAAAAAGGCGTACAATTCATGATTGGAACAGCTATTAAGGAAGCTACTCCTGAAGGCATCATTGTTGGCAAGGGCGAAGATGAAGTAGAAGAAATCAAAGCTGCAACTGTTGTCTGGGCTGCAGGTGTACGCGGAAATTCTATTATTGAGAATTCCGGTATTGAAGCAATGCGCGGACGTGTAAAAGTACAGCCTGATTTGCGTGCTCCTGGCCATGATAATTTATTTATCATCGGAGACTGCTCATTAATCATCAATGAAGAAATTAACCGTCCATACCCTCCTACTGCGCAAATCGCTATGCAGCAGGGTGAAGTGTGTGCAAGAAACATTACTGCTTTAATCCGCAATAAAACTGAACTTGAAACATTTACTCCAGATATTAAAGGTACTGTATGTTCTCTTGGTGAACACGATGCCATCGGTGTTGCATTCGGCAAGAAAATGGTTGGTACAAAAGCTTCATTCATGAAGAAGATGATCGATAACCGTGCTCTTTACATGGTTGGCGGGCCTTCACTTGTATTGAAAAAAGGTAAATTCAACGTTCTTTAATAAATCGGCTATCATATATAGTAATGGGATGGACTATTTAGTCTGTCCCTTTTTTAATGGACAAATTTTCGTGATAGAATTAGTTAAAAAGGAGGTTATCGGATGGGAGTGGAACATAAACGGGGAAAGGTCTGGCTGGCGGTTTCAGGGCTCGTTATTTCACCTGAAGGTTATTGGCTTGTCGTTAAAAAGAAATACGGAGGCCTTAAAGGCAAATGGTCTCTGCCTGCCGGATTTGTCGAGCCGGGCGAAACAGCTGATGAAGCTGCAGTTCGTGAAGTTGAAGAAGAGACAGGAATTAAATGTTCAGTGAAAGGCTTGCTTGGATTGCGTACAGGTGTTCTCAAAGGGGAGGTCAGTGATAATATGGTTATGTTTTTGCTGGAAGCTGAGCCTGGACAATCATTAAAAGTTCAGGAAAGTGAACTTTTTGATGTGCAGTATCGCGATCCGAAAGAGCTTGCTGAAGACCCGGATGCATCAGTTCTTTTAAAATACATATTAGATCCTTCTGATTCCTCCATAAAACCTTTAATTAACGGCATTAATCCCGGAGATACTTTTGGATACACTGCATATAAACTATTTTTATAATTTTCTGAAATTTTAAGATAGAACGAGAAATATGAAGCAAACTATGCTTGTATGCGTTTCCAACGGTAGTTTTTCATGAAATATGGTGCTTTTCATTTCTTCATATCCTTGGTATATTATCAGAAAATTCAGTTACGAAATAAGGAGATGAATGAAATGACAGCTAAGAATTATGAAAATAAAGAGTGTATGTATTGTTCAGGGAAAGGGTATTTCCAATTATTGTTAGGTGGATCTGAAACCTGCAGCTGCTGCGGTGGTACAGGAAAGAAAAAGGAATAAACCAAAAACTTCGCGGAATGCGAAGTTTTTCTTTTCAAAGGATAAGAATGTATAATTTCTGAAGTTAGATAACTGTCTAACAAAAGTAGACTACCCCCTCGAGGTTTCGGGGATGGGCAAGGCGCTTCCAGTTTTCTAAATAGCGGGTGTGCTGGCCCGCCCACTTTTCTTGTTGACTCCCTAATCTACATTAAAGTACACTAAATATTGATGTGCTAAGGGAGGAAATAAGTTCATGCAAATGACGATTTTCGTTTTGCCTATTTCAATGCTTCTATTTTTTGTGCTGTTTTTTGGGATAGGTTTTATATTAAATATGCTGTTAAGAATGTCCTGGATCATGGCCATTATTTATCCAATTATCGCTATCTTTATCATCGATAAAGTTCGTTTTATTGAGTATTTTCAGGACCCGGGAGAATCGTTTTCCAGTCTTGGCGTTGAGTTGTCCAGCCTCGCTCTGGCTGACATCCTCATATTAAGCAGCGGAATGGCAGGCGCCATCGTTGCCGGAATTACCATTAGGCTGCTCCGTAAAAAAGGATATCGGATGTTTTAAATTTGATGTGAAATCTCTGCTGACGGCAGGGATTTTTTATTTTTTTGATTAGTGTGATCAAATCGCCCAACCCTATGCTATTACTGGCTTTAGCCCTGTCTAAAAACGGATGCCCGGAGGCTTCCGCTCCCATAAGTTATGAATATTTCTCTCGAAGATGGGAAATGAATAACTTTGGGAGGAGTGTAATAGATGAGCAAATTAAAAATATGGATGAAACGTTCGGTAATGTCAGCCTTATTTATAGGCGCGTTATTGACAACATTCCATTCGATTTCCGGAGTGGAAGCCCGATCAATTGTTCAGCTGCATCAAAGTGATGCTGAACAAGCTGGCGAAGATGGAAATTCAAAGTTTGACCATACATTAAAATCGGTTGGCGTAGCATTTAAGTTTTTGAAGCAGGCAGTGAGTCTGGAACCTAAGATTTCTGCGAGTGAAGCTGTAGCAATTGAGCAGCCGCCGACACTGGAAGAATCGATTGACTGGTCGCAGTATCAGAAAAAACAAGTAATAGCTACTGGATATACGGCATTTTACGAGTCGACAGGCAAAAATCCGGATCACCCGTCCTTTGGAATTACATACTCAGGAGTTAAAGTTAAAAGAGATTTATACTCTACAGTTGCAGCAGATTTAAATGTTTTTCCGATTGGAACGATCCTGTTTGTCCCGGGTTATGGGTATGGTGTTGTAGCCGATAAAGGCGGTGCTATTAAGGGGAATAAATTGGATCTCTATTATGAAACGGTAGATGATGTTTATAATAACTGGGGAAAGAAAACACTCGATGTTTACATCGTTGAAATGGGCGATGGTACCCTGACTGAAGAAGAATTAATGTTACTGAATGAAAATGAATCCATGCAGGTTTTTAGACAGCAATATATTAAATCTGAGAAAAAATAAATACGGAATGCAGGCAAATCCGCGGGAATAATCGGATTTGCCTTTTTATTTTTATATCTTAGAAAATGCCTGCGGGTGGATTTTTTAGCTAATTTTATGGCTCCTTCAATCAGCCGAGGTGAAGGCCTGCAAAAAAGTTCTTCTTCCAGAACCAGAATTCTGTTCTGCTTAACTGCTTCCATTTCACTCCAGCCTGGACGTTTCAGGACAATATCCGGATTAACCTTTTCTCTTCTGACACCGACCCAGGCGAGACAGATATAATCCGGCTGCCGATTCAGGACATCTTCCCAATCGGTCTGGACACTCGCAAGCTCAATATCCCTAAATAAATTCATTCCACCGGAAATTTCACTGATTTCCGTCAGCCAATTGACTTTGCCGGGTGTAAATACAGGCTTGGGCCACCATTCCCAATAGAGGCTCGGTTTATTTTCAATTCTGCTTGAGATGAGCTTAAGTGCCTCAATTTTTGCCGCAAACTCTTCAGCAGCCAAAATACCTCTTTCTGGCTTTCCGATTTTCTCTGCAGTCAGAATCAGGTCCTGTTCAATATCTGCCAGGCTTTGAGGATTTAAAACAATGTGGGGAATCTGCCTTTTTTCAAGCTCTGCTACATTCTTTTCCATGCCGGGTACACTAAGGGATGCCAGCACAAGATCAGGCTCTAATTTCTCCACTTTGTCCATATTAATAGACAAGTCAGGGCCCAGCCGGGGCAGCCTGGATATTCGGTCCGGCCAATCCGAATAATCGTCCACCCCCGCGAGCATATCAGTAAATCCCAAGTATTCCACTAATTCCGTGTTGCTTGGGCATAAAGAAAGGATTTTCAAAATAAATCACACCCTCACGAAAATAAATAATGAAGAGCTAAAGTCAATAGGATTCCAGTCAGGCCGCCAAATAGAACTTCTATCGGCTTATGGCCAAGCAGCTCCTTCAATTCTTTCTGTTTTTCTTGGCCTTCTTTCTTCTGCCATGTCTTTGCTTCTTCAACGAATTTATTGAAGTCGGCTACAAGCTGGTTTAGTACAATCGCCTGTTCACCAGCCTGACGCCGTACTCCGGTAGCATCAAACATTGTGATAATGGCAAAAACGGCTGAGACAGCGAAAACAGCGGATTCCATTCCGGTCTCTAGTGCAACCCCGGTTGAAAGGGCAGTTACTGCTGCTGAGTGTGAGCTGGGCATCCCTCCAGTACTTGTCAAAAGGGACCAATTCACTTTTCGGGTGGCAATAAATTGAATGGGCACTTTTACAAATTGGGCAAAGAAGATGGCTGCCAATGCAGACCATAAGGGAAAATTTGTCAATAACTCCATGTGAGACCACCTCTTGAGTGTATGATACTCCCGCTGCAGCTTCGAATAGGCATTTTTTAAGGAACTGCCGAAAGCTATACTAACTAATATTCTCCAACAGATTGTTCCTTCCTGCAAGCTGATCTATTTTAAGTTTTTGTTAAACGATGCTTTTTTTGAAAATACGAAGTTGCTGTCAGGGAAAACAAAAGAAGCCACTCAAAGGCATTCACTGCAGCTGCACTTTCAATTGGAATATCAATGGCGCTTCCGATAATCATCAATACAGCTCCGGCAAAAAACCAGAACCAGCCCTGTTTGCGCCAAATAACAACAGATGCCGCCAGCAGCACAGCAGATACGATCAGTACCATAACGGGAGGGCCGCCTGGTGCCTCTGTACCTGAATAGCTGAGAACACCATATTCCCGCCTTGCTTCCAGTTTAAGTCCGAATACCTCAGCAGCAAGTTCCAGAATAATTAATCCTGCAGTAAGCAAATAGGCAATCCATTTAAATGTGCCTGTTTTGGCCCATTCTAGATCTGCTTGTTTTAAAGTATTCCAGGAGTAGAGTACAAGCAGTGGCGTGAAAAAAGCGTGAATCCAAAAACGGGCATAATTCAGATATTTTAAAGTGCTGCCCTCCCCGATAAAACGGCCAGCAGCCAGAATTCCGTTATCGTAAATTAACCCCAGAAGTACAGGAAGCAGGAAGACAGCACTAATGAGGCCGCTATCCTTAACAGTGCTTAGCGCCCAGAAGAACAGCAGGATATATCCTGCTGAGAAGGCGGCAAATAATAGAGGATCCATAACATTCTCCTTTCTGTCTCTATTTTCTTTACCCAATAATTAAAGAATATACTTAAGGATTTGTATATATAGGATAGTCTCTATTCTTTTTGTTAAAATGATAGTGATAGGAAGTCCTGAATATGGGGTGGTTTCATGGAAGATTATCCTCTTGAATACTACGAATTCTTTGTCAGTTTCAATGAAGGTGACTATTACACATGCCATGATCTTCTTGAGGAAATGTGGATGACGGACAAAGGCAATTTATTTCTGAAAGGCCTGCTGCAAATGAGTGTCAGCATTTATCATTATGAATACGGCAATGTAAAAGGAGCAAGGCTGATGATGCAGGCGGCACAGGAATACTTGCAGTCTTACCGCCCTAAACACTGGGGGATTAATCTTGAGCATGTGTATGGGTTTATTGAAGAATGCCTTACTATTTTTCCGGAAAATATCGATCGGCTGCCATTTGAAATGATAGAAACTCTTCCTAAGCTGCCGCAGCTGGTCCTGTATTTGGAAGATTAGCAAAAATAGAAATGCCATAAAATTAGATAGTCGAAATAATTCAGTATTTTCGATATAATAAGATGAAAAAGATACTATGGGGGTGCCAGAAATGTTTTCAGTAAAGAAAGAATTTGACTTCTCAGCCGAACAGGAATGCCTGATCGTTGGTGTCTTCGATAAACCAGCCAGGCTTGAAGGTGTATTGGCCCGTGCAGATGACCAATTTGACGGCCAGCTGACAGATTTGGTGAAAAGCGGAGATATTTCTGCCAAGAAAAAAGCCATTGCAAAAATACATACTTTTGGAAAAATTGGGGCCAAACGATTAATTACAGTAGGCCTTGGAAAAGAAAAAGAATTCAGCTTTGAAGGGTTACGTGAAGCATTGGGCAGGGCATTTAAGGAAGTGAAATCGTCCAAGCTTCAAAATGCGGGTGTTTACCTTGATACATTTATCGGAGGAAATGTAGATGCGCTTGATGCAGCCCATGCAGCCAGCGAGGCGTTTGCGCTTTCCACCTATAAGTTTGAAGATTACAAACAGAAATCGAACGAACCCGAAAAAGATATTGAAAGTATTGCTGTTTATTGCGAAGCCGCAGATGAGGAAGATGTAAAGGCCTCCCTTACAGTAGGGTATGCACACGGAAAAGGAACGAACTCAGCCCGTACATTAGTCAACCTGCCAGGCAATATGCTGACCGCCACTGATCTGGCAAATTACTCTTCTGAACTGGCATGGAGATACGGATTTGAAGTGGAAATACTTGAAAAAGAGGATATGCTTAAGCTTGGCATGGGTGCTCTATTGGCAGTAAATCAGGGATCAGCAGAGCCTCCTAAGATGATTGTCATTAAATATCAGGGCAAGGAAGAATGGAAGGATGTCATCGGCCTGGTGGGCAAAGGAATTACCTTTGATACAGGAGGCTATTCCATTAAACCAAAGGACGGCATTGTCGGTATGAAAACCGATATGGGCGGAGCGGCGGCTGTGCTTGGCGCAATGGAAGTCATCGGCGAACTGAAGCCTGAACAAAATGTTGTCGCTGTTATTCCTTCTACAGATAATATGGTGAGCGGAACAGCGTTTAAGCCGGATGATGTCATCACATCCATGAGCGGGAAAACCATTGAAGTTCTTAACACGGATGCAGAAGGGCGTCTGGCTCTTGCTGATGCGGTAACATATGCAAAGCATCATGGAGCGGACTACCTGGTGGATGTTGCCACTCTGACTGGCGGTGTCATTGTTGCACTGGGGGAAGAAACAACAGGTGCATTAACCAATAATGAAGAGTGGTTTGAGCAGGTGCTGGAAGCATCCTATGAAGCTGGCGAACCAATCTGGCGCCTGCCTCTCTTTGAAAAAGATAAAGAAAGAATCAGAAGCAGCAAAGTTGCGGATCTTAACAATTCGCCAGGACGTGCCGGCCATGCCATTATGGGCGGAGGATTTGTCGGCGAATTTGCCGAGGACACACCATGGGTGCATCTTGATATTGCCGGTACAGCCACAACATCAAAAAGCCATGATCTTGGACCAGACGGCGCTACAGGCGTTATGGTGCGTACTTTAGCACTGCTTGTTGAAAGATTTGAAGTAAAATAACGATGAAACAGACTCTGGAGAGATCCGGAGTTTTTTTATGCAGTTTTTTAGCCTAAATTGACTTGGCACTGTAAAAATGAACTTTACCGGCCGGTTTACCAAAAATACGGGGCTAAAACCGTCGATTTATCGGCCAAAACAGCGTCTTGGCGTAAACTCCCATTTCTGAATCTGCCTTAAATCATTGACACAAAATGTGGAAATATGATAGTTTAATAATTGTGTTTTAGTTCTCTACCAATTTAGCATAGTAAAGTATAATGGGACATAAGTACAGAAAGAGGGTATCATCATGAATGCAGTTATACTTGCAGTTTTAATCATGCTTGTTCTCAGCCTTCTGCGTGTCAATGTGGTTCTTGCCCTTGTGGCTGGTGCATTGGCAGGCGGGCTGGCAGGCGGTTTAAGCATAGATAAAACCATTGAAGTTTTTTCAAATGGGCTCGGCGGCAGTGCAGAGGTTGCATTAAGTTATGCGTTATTGGGCGGATTTGCCTTAGCCATTTCCGCAACCGGACTTCCGAATCTATTAGTGGACTGGGTCCTGGCAAAGGTCGGAAAAGACGGGGAATCCAGAGGGAAAACCTTATCAAAAGCACTCATCATATTTTCCATTTTATTAATGTCTATTTTTTCTCAGAATCTGATTCCAATTCATATTGCGTTTATTCCGATATTAATTCCGCCTTTATTGAAGGTTATGAATGAGCTCCAAATGGACCGTCGGCTGATAGCATCTGTATTGACATTTGGTTTGACAGCTCCGTATATTTTGCTTCCTGCGGGATTTGGCCA
This window of the Cytobacillus pseudoceanisediminis genome carries:
- a CDS encoding YuiB family protein, whose amino-acid sequence is MQMTIFVLPISMLLFFVLFFGIGFILNMLLRMSWIMAIIYPIIAIFIIDKVRFIEYFQDPGESFSSLGVELSSLALADILILSSGMAGAIVAGITIRLLRKKGYRMF
- a CDS encoding leucyl aminopeptidase, coding for MFSVKKEFDFSAEQECLIVGVFDKPARLEGVLARADDQFDGQLTDLVKSGDISAKKKAIAKIHTFGKIGAKRLITVGLGKEKEFSFEGLREALGRAFKEVKSSKLQNAGVYLDTFIGGNVDALDAAHAASEAFALSTYKFEDYKQKSNEPEKDIESIAVYCEAADEEDVKASLTVGYAHGKGTNSARTLVNLPGNMLTATDLANYSSELAWRYGFEVEILEKEDMLKLGMGALLAVNQGSAEPPKMIVIKYQGKEEWKDVIGLVGKGITFDTGGYSIKPKDGIVGMKTDMGGAAAVLGAMEVIGELKPEQNVVAVIPSTDNMVSGTAFKPDDVITSMSGKTIEVLNTDAEGRLALADAVTYAKHHGADYLVDVATLTGGVIVALGEETTGALTNNEEWFEQVLEASYEAGEPIWRLPLFEKDKERIRSSKVADLNNSPGRAGHAIMGGGFVGEFAEDTPWVHLDIAGTATTSKSHDLGPDGATGVMVRTLALLVERFEVK
- a CDS encoding DUF309 domain-containing protein, which translates into the protein MEDYPLEYYEFFVSFNEGDYYTCHDLLEEMWMTDKGNLFLKGLLQMSVSIYHYEYGNVKGARLMMQAAQEYLQSYRPKHWGINLEHVYGFIEECLTIFPENIDRLPFEMIETLPKLPQLVLYLED
- a CDS encoding 3D domain-containing protein, with protein sequence MSKLKIWMKRSVMSALFIGALLTTFHSISGVEARSIVQLHQSDAEQAGEDGNSKFDHTLKSVGVAFKFLKQAVSLEPKISASEAVAIEQPPTLEESIDWSQYQKKQVIATGYTAFYESTGKNPDHPSFGITYSGVKVKRDLYSTVAADLNVFPIGTILFVPGYGYGVVADKGGAIKGNKLDLYYETVDDVYNNWGKKTLDVYIVEMGDGTLTEEELMLLNENESMQVFRQQYIKSEKK
- a CDS encoding NUDIX domain-containing protein; translated protein: MGVEHKRGKVWLAVSGLVISPEGYWLVVKKKYGGLKGKWSLPAGFVEPGETADEAAVREVEEETGIKCSVKGLLGLRTGVLKGEVSDNMVMFLLEAEPGQSLKVQESELFDVQYRDPKELAEDPDASVLLKYILDPSDSSIKPLINGINPGDTFGYTAYKLFL
- a CDS encoding divergent PAP2 family protein, whose translation is MELLTNFPLWSALAAIFFAQFVKVPIQFIATRKVNWSLLTSTGGMPSSHSAAVTALSTGVALETGMESAVFAVSAVFAIITMFDATGVRRQAGEQAIVLNQLVADFNKFVEEAKTWQKKEGQEKQKELKELLGHKPIEVLFGGLTGILLTLALHYLFS
- a CDS encoding YuiA family protein, whose product is MTAKNYENKECMYCSGKGYFQLLLGGSETCSCCGGTGKKKE